In a genomic window of Gloeocapsa sp. DLM2.Bin57:
- a CDS encoding DUF3987 domain-containing protein — MKFPQIDQKQALRQLELLGFEPTDKIYFRFFYPASHPNKAVDGGRKLDKLNWRQIESHQSYGRGAYLVVNGGGHKNVQVKFGRALFYEHDNLDKEIQKELWRSLNLPEPTLQIDTGGKSIHSYWVFNKPIPISSWIELQKDLLEYSDADRAIKNPARVMRLAGAWHISFDTEGKQVYQQSVIVSDSGKKYSQEELRRAIPKQETQPQLTLSASTQPQPSNSVPEKLPQHPEQIKIPVPQPIPLIECCRQEVRDWINTGVPQGSGRNNIAIQVGLELVGVERHLLENGQTYSESGSSLFAEYCRRSGMSQKEEEERWQWCLATNATPSCTPDGIANCIKGWYWREHIKPQKTLSRPSPSQKDTGVKKAKKTPLEEVIKRIDKILDQHLPESHQHLALLQLSKELDNYNAAEVRAIACKRIEERHNEDYLEERKLELEQLESWEAEEYLPFDDLFYDNPKVAQAFMQLCKSNQKLQPQYFLGILAIISSLLGTKIEVKVPVLGQFRSNLNIALVGESGEGKSIVSKILLKSIYQLQNEVLEQYQKEKESYEQAIEHWEAQHRDYRGPKPRPESYITTSPAPLVINEYSREGIVKNHAENKNGILIHQEELVSIGRSQNMYRQGKGDDRQFINNLYDGGTISRVLKSERTVVPKTCVSIFGGIQPEIILREMGDFSDPDGQWSRYNFLIGKEKQVFTDFNQQQIDISPMLYNLYKSALLASPIECQIDSRGLEIYNKFVNELEDIRWKTIQQGLRAVYSKATGEVARIALNLHAMNCLLNQQPISPIIPAEAIEKAIKIKKYFLRQMLLIRTWGNGKNNSESGMPVAYREIKKIARRLGKNAKYLTTRIVQQARSGVLKDFKAEKLSQLFQDMAKMGIATLVTVKRSVALVIDDLLLGESSDGNNPPPDSGKPPKPTPPHPISPPQDNENSPSHEKTPLHSTFSTLLPNVGNVGGFVGGFVETVQTSINNGFNYFSSFVGNVGIGFLSNTINYLDLTTIPTSANEPETPTNTEVNKNSTNPQHFNKTNDLDEGNSDDEIEIQRLEALEQEAEMESDIFIPTEIDEEIKTCVPEEKKCSVKFKIGAKTYQGLGYFAIDGDFYIDLVNNLSLKVPYKYIDLVEFLESKKVQANSDTVRKNDGEDFNFSFAY, encoded by the coding sequence ATGAAATTTCCCCAAATCGATCAAAAACAAGCATTACGTCAATTAGAGTTACTCGGCTTTGAACCAACAGACAAAATTTACTTTCGTTTCTTCTATCCTGCATCTCATCCCAATAAAGCAGTTGACGGAGGGAGAAAACTTGACAAACTAAATTGGCGGCAAATTGAATCTCATCAGTCTTATGGACGTGGAGCTTATCTAGTAGTTAATGGCGGTGGACATAAAAACGTTCAGGTAAAATTTGGTCGCGCTCTCTTTTATGAACATGACAATCTAGATAAAGAAATACAAAAGGAACTGTGGCGCTCTCTTAATCTACCTGAACCTACACTCCAGATTGATACAGGTGGGAAATCGATTCATTCTTACTGGGTTTTCAATAAACCAATACCAATTTCTTCTTGGATTGAGTTACAGAAAGATTTACTAGAGTACTCTGATGCAGACCGAGCCATTAAAAATCCAGCACGGGTAATGAGATTAGCAGGAGCATGGCATATTAGTTTTGATACAGAAGGAAAACAAGTCTATCAACAATCGGTTATTGTCAGCGATTCAGGCAAAAAATATAGCCAGGAAGAGTTGAGAAGGGCTATACCTAAACAAGAAACACAACCTCAACTTACACTCTCAGCATCTACTCAACCTCAACCTAGTAATTCTGTTCCCGAAAAATTACCCCAACATCCCGAGCAAATAAAAATTCCCGTTCCCCAACCTATACCTTTAATCGAGTGCTGTCGTCAAGAAGTCCGAGACTGGATAAATACAGGAGTACCCCAAGGCTCAGGACGCAATAATATAGCCATCCAAGTTGGTTTAGAGTTAGTAGGAGTAGAAAGACACCTTCTTGAGAACGGACAAACTTACAGTGAATCGGGATCATCTCTGTTTGCTGAATATTGCCGACGCAGCGGTATGAGTCAAAAAGAAGAGGAAGAAAGATGGCAATGGTGTTTAGCTACAAATGCCACACCTAGTTGCACTCCTGATGGCATCGCTAATTGTATTAAAGGTTGGTACTGGAGAGAACATATCAAGCCTCAAAAAACGTTATCTCGGCCCTCTCCTAGTCAAAAAGATACAGGAGTCAAAAAAGCCAAAAAGACACCCCTAGAAGAAGTAATCAAACGCATTGATAAAATCTTAGACCAACACCTACCCGAATCCCACCAACACCTAGCATTACTGCAACTGTCAAAAGAACTAGACAACTATAATGCTGCCGAAGTAAGGGCGATCGCCTGTAAACGCATAGAAGAAAGACACAACGAGGATTATCTCGAAGAGAGAAAGCTTGAATTAGAACAACTCGAATCCTGGGAAGCAGAAGAATATCTACCCTTTGACGACCTTTTCTATGACAACCCTAAAGTAGCTCAAGCCTTTATGCAGCTTTGTAAGAGTAATCAAAAACTGCAACCCCAGTATTTTCTAGGCATACTAGCTATTATTTCCTCACTTTTGGGAACTAAAATTGAAGTCAAAGTACCTGTATTGGGACAATTTCGCTCCAATTTGAATATTGCCCTAGTAGGAGAATCAGGAGAAGGAAAGTCAATTGTCAGCAAAATCTTACTCAAATCCATCTATCAACTCCAAAACGAAGTTTTAGAGCAATATCAAAAGGAAAAAGAAAGTTACGAACAAGCTATCGAACATTGGGAGGCGCAACACCGTGACTATCGTGGACCAAAACCCCGCCCTGAAAGCTATATTACCACATCTCCTGCTCCACTAGTTATTAACGAGTATAGTCGTGAAGGTATCGTCAAAAATCATGCCGAAAATAAAAACGGTATCCTCATCCATCAAGAAGAATTAGTGTCGATTGGGCGCTCTCAGAACATGTATAGACAAGGCAAAGGAGACGATCGCCAATTTATTAATAACTTGTACGATGGTGGAACAATTTCCCGTGTACTTAAATCAGAAAGAACCGTAGTTCCCAAAACTTGCGTTTCTATTTTCGGTGGTATTCAGCCTGAAATCATTTTAAGAGAAATGGGAGACTTTTCCGACCCCGATGGACAGTGGTCAAGATATAACTTCCTCATAGGCAAAGAGAAGCAAGTCTTCACCGATTTTAACCAACAACAAATAGACATCTCTCCTATGCTCTATAATCTCTACAAAAGTGCTTTATTAGCTTCTCCTATCGAATGTCAAATTGATTCACGTGGACTAGAAATTTATAACAAATTCGTCAACGAACTAGAGGACATACGATGGAAAACCATACAACAAGGTTTAAGAGCAGTTTACTCCAAAGCAACAGGGGAAGTAGCTCGCATAGCCTTAAATCTTCATGCTATGAACTGTTTACTCAATCAACAACCTATTTCACCGATTATTCCTGCAGAAGCGATAGAAAAAGCCATCAAAATTAAAAAATACTTCCTGCGTCAAATGCTGCTCATTCGCACCTGGGGGAATGGAAAAAACAATTCTGAAAGCGGAATGCCTGTAGCTTACCGAGAAATTAAAAAGATTGCACGTCGTCTAGGCAAAAATGCCAAATATCTAACAACCAGAATTGTTCAACAAGCGCGCAGTGGAGTCTTGAAAGATTTTAAAGCCGAAAAATTGTCTCAACTGTTCCAAGATATGGCAAAGATGGGCATAGCCACCTTAGTAACAGTAAAACGCAGTGTAGCGCTAGTTATTGATGACCTCTTGTTAGGGGAATCATCTGATGGTAATAATCCTCCTCCAGATTCAGGAAAACCACCTAAACCTACTCCACCTCATCCCATATCACCACCTCAAGATAATGAAAACTCACCCTCCCATGAAAAAACCCCCTTGCACTCAACTTTCTCAACTTTGCTACCAAATGTTGGAAATGTTGGAGGGTTTGTAGGTGGATTTGTTGAAACGGTACAAACTAGTATTAATAATGGTTTTAACTATTTTTCTAGTTTTGTTGGAAATGTTGGAATAGGGTTTTTAAGTAATACTATTAATTATCTTGACCTTACAACAATCCCAACCTCAGCAAATGAACCTGAAACCCCCACTAATACTGAAGTCAACAAAAATTCAACAAATCCTCAACATTTCAACAAAACTAATGACTTAGATGAGGGTAATTCAGATGATGAGATAGAGATTCAACGATTAGAAGCTCTCGAACAAGAAGCAGAGATGGAGTCTGATATCTTTATTCCCACGGAAATTGATGAGGAGATAAAAACTTGTGTTCCTGAAGAGAAAAAATGCTCT